A window of the Cicer arietinum cultivar CDC Frontier isolate Library 1 chromosome 6, Cicar.CDCFrontier_v2.0, whole genome shotgun sequence genome harbors these coding sequences:
- the LOC101513371 gene encoding RHOMBOID-like protein 1 yields the protein MAPGEPLQIYSRTNNNNNNNVVHPVSLPLHYDDGSIREVKHYKKWFPWLIPFFVVANVIVFVITMYVNNCPHNSVSCVARSLRRFSFQPLKENPLLGPSSLTLQKMGALDVNRVVHRHQGWRLITCMWLHGGVFHLLANMLGILFIGIRLEQEFGFVLIGLLYVISGFGGSLLSALFIQSNISVGASGALFGLLGGMLSELITNWSMYDNKFPALLTLVIIIGVNLAIGILPHVDNFAHIGGFLTGFLLGFVFLIRPQFGWINQRYARVEYSPTRAKPKFKKYQCILWFLSLIILIVGLSVGLVALLRGVDVNDHCSWCHYLSCVPTSKWSCNTEAAYCLSNQLGNQLNVTCSSNGKSSTYLMQDPTSSQIQQLCTQLCN from the exons ATGGCACCTGGGGAACCATTACAGATCTACTCCAGAacaaacaacaataacaacaacaacgtTGTTCACCCAGTTTCACTACCACTTCACTATGATGATGGTAGTATAAGGGAAGTGAAGCATTATAAAAAATGGTTTCCTTGGTTGATAccgttttttgttgttgcaaacGTCATCGTTTTTGTTATCACTATGTATGTTAACAATTGCCCTCATAACTCTGTTTCCTGTGTCGCTCGTTCTCTCCGTCGTTTCTCATTTCAGCCTCTCAAAGAAAATCCACTCCTTGGTCCTTCTTCATTGAC GCTACAGAAGATGGGGGCTCTTGATGTGAACAGAGTGGTTCACAGGCATCAGGGTTGGCGTCTCATCACGTGTATGTGGCTACATGGCGGAGTTTTTCATCTATTAGCAAATATGTTGGGTATTCTTTTCATTGGAATTCGGCTTGAGCAAGAATTTGGGTTTG TGCTTATTGGACTGCTATATGTCATATCTGGATTTGGAGGCAGTTTGCTTTCTGCTCTTTTCATACAGTCAAACATTTCTGTTGGTGCTTCTGGCGCACTCTTCGGGTTGCTAGGAGGCATGCTATCAGAACTCATCACTAATTGGTCTATGTATGACAATAAG TTTCCAGCACTTTTGACTCTTGTGATCATCATTGGTGTCAATCTCGCAATCGGGATTCTCCCACATGTGGACAACTTTGCTCATATTGGAGGCTTTCTTACAGGATTTCTTCTCGGATTTGTGTTTTTGATACGTCCTCAGTTTGGATGGATTAACCAACGATACGCTCGCGTAGAGTATTCTCCAACACGAGCTAAGCCTAAGTTCAAGAAATATCAGTGCATATTATGGTTCCTCTCCTTGATCATTCTAATTGTTGG GCTTTCTGTTGGACTTGTTGCCCTGCTCCGGGGTGTTGATGTAAATGATCACTGCTCTTGGTGCCATTATCTGTCTTGTGTTCCAACTTCAAAATGGAGCTGCAATACAGAGGCAGCATATTGTTTG TCAAACCAGCTAGGCAACCAGCTGAATGTAACATGCTCAAGCAATGGTAAATCAAGTACATACTTAATGCAAGATCCAACTAGTTCCCAGATCCAGCAATTGTGTACTCAGCTCTGTAATTGA